Sequence from the Candidatus Margulisiibacteriota bacterium genome:
GAATTTTTTGGTTATCACCATAAACACGCTGGGATATTCCCGAAAAGTATAAGTCCCTTTTGAGGAAAGATTTTCCCAGCCAAAAGCCACCAGCATCGGATCATCATCGTCCCGCATCGCGCCGTACCATTTGGCATTGCTAAAAAGGCCTTCGCGTTCGCTGCGTCCGCCAAAAGTCAGTTCCAGCCATTCCGACCAGCCCAAACCGATATTGTACCGCCAGTAAGCCGGTTCGGTGTAAGCGGACGAAGCCCCCGCGGAAAAAGCGGAAAGTCCCATATTCCACTCCTGATAACGCAAAGCCTCGGCGTTGGGCACCATAATATAACCGCTGGAACCGGTCAGCGTGCGCCCGCTAGCCCAGATCAGCGCCGGAAAGAATACCACGCAAAATAAAAGTTTCTTCATGGAACCCCCCTCGCGCCTACCTTAGGCTATTATATAATATTTCCAGCTTTTTGGTAATAGCCGAATTTAAGAAAGATTTTTTGGCATTCTGTTCCGCGCCGCCAGCCAAACGCCGCAATTCCGCCGGCGTCCGCAACAAAGCAACAACCTTTTGGCTGAACACCTCTAGATCGTCGGGAACTAAATAACCGTCGATGCCGTTTTCGATCATCTGGGACACGCCGCGGGCATCGATCGCCACAGCCGGCCGGCCGCAGGCTTTGGCTTCGGAGATCACCAGCCCCTGTGTTTCGGTCTTGCTGGCGCAGACAAAAAGATCGCCCGCTTTGAGATAATCATACACCCGCGCGCGCTCCACGCGGCCGGTAAAGATAACCCCGTCAGAGATCTGCAGCTCAGCTGCCAGTTTCCGGAGCGCGGCTTCCAGCGGACCAAACGCCACGATCATCAAACGCGCCGCCGGCGCCTGCGCGGAAATTTTCTGGAACGCTCTCAAGAGAAACTCTATATTTTTTTCTTTGGACAAACGGCCGCAGTACATCAACAGCGGCGCGTCCGGCGCTATGCCGTATTTTTCACGAATGCCCCGCGGGTCGGCTCTTTGCACAGCCGCGTCGTCCACGCCGGTCGGCAGCGCTTCGATGCGCTGCCGGACACCGTATTCCTGCTGTAAAATATTTTTGACTATCGCGGTCGGCGTGATAATCAGATCGCAGCGGCGGCAAAAATTTTTAATAATGCCGATCAAAACCGGTCGGCTGATAAAACGCGGCAGCGGCACAAAATGCAGATAATCCGTGAACAGCGTGTGAAAATGATAAACGAACGGGATTTTCATTTTGCGGGCGATATGCCGCGCCAGATAGCCCAGCTGATACGGCGAATGGGAATGAATAATGTCCGGTTTATTGGCGCGCAGCCACCGGCCAAAACCGCGTTTGAACGGCCAGGCTAGCCGGAAGCCCGGGTACAGCCGCGTGCCCAGCGACGGGAAACGCACCACGCGGTAAACGCTATCGTCTTGAAAACCGGGATACCACGGCGCAAATACGGTCACTTCGTGGCCAAGCGCGGCCAGACCGCGGGCATAAGTGTCCACCGAAACCGTCACGCCGCTCAGATATGGTTTAAAGGATTCCGTATATAAATGAATCTTCATTCCCATTCCTGCTGTTTCCCTTCCAGCGCTTTCAGCCTGTCGTATATTTCCGGCAGCTTATTGTACAGCGCGCGGCGGCGCATGGCCGGACCGTAATCATCAGCGGTCGGCGTGCCGTAGATCTTGGAATTGGGCGGAATGTCGGTCAGCACCGACGTCGAGGCAAAGATCACCGTATTGCTGCCAATGCTGATATTGTCGCCCACGCCCGCGTTACCGGCCAGCACCACATTGTCACCGAGCGTCGAACTGCCGGCCACATTGGTCGCGCCAGCCAGAATACAGTTCTTGCCGATCCGCACATTATGGGCGATATGCGCTTTGTTGTCGATCTTTGTGCCCTGCCCAATGACAGTCGCCGCAATAGTCGCGCGGTCAATACAGGTGTTCGCGCCGATCTCCACCTCGTCCTCAATGATCACTTTGCCTTTTTGCGGCACTTTGATATGCCGACCATTTTCGTCCTGTATATAGCCAAAACCGTCGGCGCCGATCACAGCGTTGGCGTGAATAATGCAATTTTTGCCAATGACGCAGTCCGCATACACCACCGCGCCCGCGTATAATATCGTATTGTCGCCGATGACCGCATTTTTGCCGACAAAAGCCTGCGGATAGATCGTCACATTCCGGCCAATTACCGCCGTCGGATCAACAAAAGCTCTTTCCGCGACTCCGGTCTTTTCCGACGCGGGATAAAAAATATTGAGCAGCTCGATCAAAACTTCTTTGCCTTTGGCCGTGATGATCTTGGGGCAGGAAAATTCCGGCCGGTCTTGATTGAGAATCAAACAATTTGGTTTTTTATCCTGCAATTTGGCGAGAGTTTTACGCGCTAGACCAAGACAAACCGACTCCGCTCTGGCGCAGTCCGCCGCTTCCACTAAAAACCGCAAAGGAAGATCTTGGCCGAACAACTGACCGCCGATCTTTTCAGCGAGCGCTCGCGCGGTCAGCATTTATTTTTTCTTATTCAGGCGGGTGACCACCTGTTCGGTCAAATCCATGCCGCCGGAAATAATCACCTGTTTGTCCACCACCACATCGATACCGACTTCTTTGGAAATAGTGTCGACCGCGGCGATAATATCCTTGCGGATTTTGGCCATTTGCTCGTCATTGATCATCTGGATCTCCGCTTCTTTGGGGCCGAGTTCTTTTTTCATGTCTTCCTGCAGTTTTTCCAGCTCTTTTTCCGTCTTGCCGTCGATTTTGGCTTCGGTTAATTTTTGCGCGTGTTTGTTACGCAGTTTTTCGTAGTCTTTCATTTTATTATTCAGATCATCCTGCACGGTTTTCGTTTTGCCGTAACCCTCAAAAACCTGCTTCACATCAATATAGCCGACCGTGGCCGCCAGCGAAACGCTCGCCAAGACCGCCAAACTTAAAATTATTTTTGCTGATTTCATGTTTCTACTCCTCTAAAAATATACTTATTCATTTTAGCATAAAACTAAAAACGTTTCATTATATTATACCAGGCAAAAGACTATTTTGTTCCCGCGCTTCGCGTGCTTGTTCAGAAAGTATTGCCCATATTGAAACTCAAGAAACCATCGGCAAATTCATGGTGATCAGGCCAGCCATAGTCGAGGCGGATCGGCCCCATCGGCGTGATGATGCGCACGCCAAAACCCTGCGCTGAACCCCAGCCAACACGGTTGGTAAAATCGCGTTCGGTATCCAGCGGATCGTAGACCGGATACAACGCCTGTCCGATATCGTAAAACAACGCGCCGACAAACATCTCTGTAAAAACGTAGCGGTATTCCAGATTGAAAACAATGCGTTCATTGCCCTTGGCAAAAATCGATTGATAGCCGCGCACCGTGCTGTCGCTGCCCACATAGTATTGCTCGGCCGGGAAAATATCGCCCAGCTGATAATCATACATCGTGCGGAAAGCCAGCACCTGCTTCTCGGCCAGCGGGTGAAAATGATTGTACTGCGCGGAGTACCGCGAAGCATTGATGTTGCCGCCCAGCAGCTTGGCGGAATGATCCATGGAAAAAACCGCATACTGACCGGTGGTCGGGTTCATCCACTGGTCGCGCGAATCATAAGCAATGCTGTAACCCACCGCGCGGTCTTGATAATCCTGCGTGCGGTCGTCAATATTGAAAACGTCCTCGTAACGGAAACTGTATGTCTCGCTGATGTATTTCGTCTTGCGGAAACCGACCGCGGTTGACCAGCCGTTGCGCAGCTCGCGCTGGGCCGAGAGATAATTGTAGCCGTAAGTCGACCACAGCTTGCCGGTAAAAGAAGTTTTGTTGTCCCACATCCACGGGTTATGGTAACGGATCTGATAAGAAGTCAGTTTTTCGCCAAAAGACGCTTTCAATAACAGGGACTGGCCGGAGCCCATAATATTGTCCAGCAGGAGATCGGCAAAACCAAACCAGCCCTGCACCTGTCCGTAGCCGCCGCCAAAATTTATCGAGCTGGTTTTCTTTTCTTCCACTCTCCAATCCAGATCGATCCGGCCGGTCTCTTCATTGACGCGCACATCGGGTATTAACTGAGAAAAATAATTGAGATTGTAAATGCTGCGGAAATCATCGCGCAGCACAGCGGCATTGAAAATATCGCCGGATTTTAGCTCCGTCTCGCGCAGGATAACGTTGGTCTGGGTCACATCGTTGCCCCGCACACGGACAGCGCCGAGTTCGCCTTCGGAAATCCGCAGAGTCAGCGTGTAATCGTTGTTTTTGTCCGGACGCTCGATCGAGACGATGCGCGCAAAGGTATATTCTTTGTCGCTGTAAAATTTTTCCACCGCCAGCATGTCTCTTTGCAGCTGGCGCGTCGCCAGGATCTCACCGGCCTTTAATTCCATGACCGCCAGGATCTCCGCTTCGGAAAGCGCGCGGTTGCCGGTCACGCGGATCTTTTTCAGCTCCGGGTTTTCCCAAAAAGAAAAGATCACCTGGCTTTTCCAGTCCCGCACTGTCCGCTCAACTTCTACTTTTTCAAAAAAACCCAGATCCAAAATCCGCTGTCTGTTGACTTCCGCGCGCATGGCCGAATAAAAATCACCGACTTGCAGCAAAATTGTTTCCGAGATAGCGACATTCAGGGTCGGCGAGGGGGACGCGGTAGTCTGGCTTCTTAAAATAATTTCACTGATCGGATAAACAATATTTATTTCGGCCTGCTCGTCAGCCGCGTAGTCCTGCCCGCGCAGGGAGAGCGTTACCGGCAGCGCGCCTTCGTCCAGCTCCGCAGGCAGCGCAAAGTAGCCAGTCCAGCTGTCTTTTTCATACTCGCGCAATTCACCGCGCTGCCCGAGTAATTCCACGGTAACGGTGGAAATATTCAAATCCGCGCGGGTCTTCTGGACGTTGAAAGTTACAACCTGTCCGGGCGCATACATGCTGTCCAGCTCGAAAGAATAACCCGCTGTCTCCTCGTTTTCGGCGGGAGACAAAGTCAATTCGCGCAGGGCCGGTGTCACTGGCGCGGAAAAACGCGGCGCGGTGTCCAGCTCCAGCGCGCCAGCAGCGGCCAGCAGGCAGAACAACAATAACATAGAAGGCAGTTTTTTCACGCGGGGAGAATAATAACGTGTTTGAGGAAATCTGTCATATATCTGGAAGACCATCGGCAGAATATTACCGTTATAAAATTACTGTCTGTTTTTCATATAACATCGGCAGAGCATTTTGTTTCAGGCGAAATTTTGTCCCGTGATTATGACCAGTTCGCGCATCAAAATCCACAAACACATTCGCGGCTTCCAATGCTTTCAGAAAGCCGGCAAAGTTAAATTTTTGCAGCATCATTATTTTATTGTAATGATAGAATTCGATACCTTGCTCAGTTTTTACATCAGCCTGCACATAAAAAGCGTTATGCAATTTTGTTCCCGCTTTATGTGCCAAATCGTCAAAACCCCAATATGGTTGTGGGTCTAATTCAGTCAAGCCTATATTTCTTTTGACACTATTCAGCCATTCTTTGTGTTGTTGCACATCAACACTATTAGCGTCAAAAGAAATCAAAACTTTCTTGTTTTCGCAATCAACAACAACTTTGAAGCCGCGATCACTTCTTGACTGTCCCTGTATAGTTTGTCGAAAGCTTTTCTCATTGACAGGATATTTTTTGCCAGCATTTTGATGTTTCCAACCATATTTTGGCAAAAGCATTTGCGGCACAAAGCGAATTGCGCGTGGAGAAGGCTCAATATGAAACAACGTAGTTAATGCAGTGGTATTTTTTCTTTGCGCTTTTAACTCCCATTCTGCGGCATTTGGAATAGGCAGATTATTTTCTTCAATACCCAGCAGGTCTTCAAGAGTATTTCCAACACCACCCGCGCTTCCTTGTCGTTTGTTTTGCACAAAACCAAGAGCGGAAATTTCTTTTAACTTTTCAATAAGTTCCGGTTTAGTATAAATTTTTAGCTTATTGCTTGGCATAATTATAATAAACTCATTTGAGCTTGGTGTTGTTTTAGGCGTTCTCTAGCCATTTCACAATATTCAGGCGAAACATCAATTCCTATAAAGTTTCTTTTAAAATTTAGAGCAGAGATCGCTGTGGTTCCAGACCCCATAAACGGATCAAGTATAATATTAGCGTCTGTTGAGGAAATAATTCTATCGATTAAATTTACCGGGTATGCCGCCGGATGATCATTGTTCATTTCTTGTGTAAATTCCCATACATCGCCATAAGAATTTGCTTTGGCCGCTAGTCTGAATTTCGGTTTGGCTATCAAGTAAATAACCTCATAAGTTGGCAAAAAATAGCCGGGATTAAAATTAAATCCGCCTTTTCGTTTCCAAATAATTATTTGTCTTACCGGAAAGCCCGACACAATATCTTGGCGGTCTTGTAGTAACCCATTTTGCACTCGCCATTTATGGTTATAGAATATTGCGCCGTCATTTGTAACAACTCGCATCATTTCAGCAAGACAATCTCTTTGCCACTGGACATATTCCTCGTGCGGCATACAATCGTGATGATGTGAATACCCTTTCTGCAGCGCCGCGTTCGCCCATTTTCCGCTACTTCCACATTTCATGCCGTTTCCAGTAGAGTTTTTAAGATTATACGGCGGAGAAGTAACAATAAGATTTACAGATCGATCCGGCAGTTCTTTCATTACATCAATAGCGCTACCGCAAATAATCTTATTTAAGAACGTTTCTTCAAATGTTTTTACTAATTGTTGCGTTGGCATACCGGACTTCCTTTTATTAAAAGGTAGTCTAACATAATCAGTTGCTAAAATAAATTTACCGCGAGTTAAAACGTATACCCCATGCCAAAATGGAAGATCCAGTGCAGCTCGCCGCGGCCAAGGTCAAAACGCAGCGGCCCGATCGGCGTAGACAAGCGCGCGCCAAAACCATAGCCGGATTTAAATTCTTTGACCGAGATTTGCGGATCAGTAAAAGCATGACCCCAATCGTAAAACAAAACGCCCTGCCAGTATTCATTGAAAATATAGCGGTACTCCGCGTTGAGCAAAATCATTTTCGGCCCGACGGCAAACGGCGCGATGTCCGCGTAGCCGCGCACCGTGGAGCTGCCGCCCATAGAATATTCCTCTCCCTCTAGAATATTGCGTTCGCGCGAGGACAAATATGCGCCGCTGCGGTAACTGACGCCCACCACGTTATTGTCGCCGGTCAGCGGTATGTAGCGCAGATATTGCAGTTCGTTGCGGAGAAATTCCACGCCGCCCATGCTGATAATTCTCTGGCCGAGAAAATAAATATTGTCGCCGCCCTCGAAATGCAGCCGGTACATGTCGCCATCCAGCGCAATGCCGGTCTCGCCCAGATAACGCAGGCTGTCGTAAATATAAGTCAGCGCCAGCGAGCGTTTGAGATAATGCACCTCGGGATTAGGCCGGTCTTCCTGCACAAATTCGTCCTTATATTCCAGCAAAATACTGTACTGCCGGCCAAAAGGCAGCGGCAGACTAAAATCGGTGGAAAAACCGTTGCGGCGAATCGCCAGTATGTCGCCAACGCCGGATTCAGGATTGCGGATAGTTTCGTAGCTGGTGTTTAGATACGTGGTAAAACCCCAGGTCAGATCGCGCGTCAAAAACCACGGATAATAGTAGCGCGCGCGGTAGCCAAATTTCGGCAGAGCAGCGGGCACGCGGTATTCACGGCCAAACTGCATATTGAGCTGCATTTGCTCGCCGGTGTCCAGCAAATTAATCAAACTAAACCGCGCAAAAGCAAACTGCTCGCGCGAGGTAACGCCCAGTCCCGCGTTGAGCTGGTTTTTCTTTTTTTCTGTCACCTGCAGCCGGATATCCACCTCGCCGTCGTTCACACCCGGGACTATTTCCGGCAGCAGCACCGAGGAAAAATACCCCAAACGGAAAATCCGCACCCTGTCCGCGGCGAGAGTTTTGGCGTTAAAAACCGCGCCGGGCGCCAGGGCCATTTCGCGGAGGATCAAACTGTCGCTGGTATAAACGTTGCCGGACAAAACAATTTCGCCGACAACTGGCTCGACAATGCGCACGCGCAGCGCATTGTCCGAAACAAGCTCGATTTCCTGTATCGAAGAGAGTTCATTGCCCTGTTTTTGATAAGCTCTATTTAAATGCTGAATATCTTTTTCCAGCGTTAAAAAATTCAACTGCTCACCGGTTTTATTTTGCCAAAAATCCCGGATCTGTTCTTCCGGCAGAGACACATTGTCGGCAAATTCCACTTCGCGCAAAACCGGATTTTCGCTCACCACAAAAAAGAGCAGCAGCCCGCCGCCGCGCGGCTGACAATCCGCGTCAACCGCCCGAAAACCGCCCAGCGCCATGATCCGGCTGAGATCCTCCTGCAGAACAGCCGTATCGAGACGCTCACCGCGGCGGGTCTTAATTGCCGCGCGGTTCAAAATATCCGGCGCGCTGTAGATCTGGTTACCGGTGACCGCGATGCGTAAAATCGGCAGATTGAAATATTCCGGGTCCAGCGCGTGCAGTGTACAGCAGATTAAAATCAGGCTTAAGAATTTTCTCATTTTCACTCCGTTAAAAATTATGCAGCATTTCCAGCGACAGCACCGGTATATATTCTTTTTGCAGCGAATCCAATTCTTGTCCGAAATTAAAAGACAATTCGTCCAAAAAACTATTTTTCAAAATCCTCAGCGTAAGTTTATAAGAATTAACCGTGAGGTTCAGGTTTTTGGTCTGCAGATTGCGGTCAAAGGTAGTGTCCACGCTAAAAAACACACGTTCCATCCAAAGGTCTCCGACCATTTCCAGGCCGAATAAATATTCGGACAACGGCGCTTCCGCCGCGTCCGTCAGCGCCGCGGTCTGGGTTTCCAGCCCGGTAAAACGCACCGCGTCAACACCGATATCCCGCTTAAAACGCACATCATAGAGGCCGGTCATTTGCGCCGCGCCTTTTTCCACCGGCCGCAGAATAGCGCGCGCCAGCAAATTTATTTCCGTGACGGTCAGATCGCGTATGGTCTTCCGGACTACCTCGCTGCCGGTCTGCGTGCTTGTGCCGCGCGCCAAAGCCAGCGCCGACTTCATCAACGGCGGAGAAATTTCGTAAGCCAGCTCCTGGAAACGGTATTGGTCGATAGTCTTGCCGGTGTTTCTATCGCGCAGAACATATGGCTCGCCATCCAGCGTCATAGTCAAATTTTCTTTGCGGTATCTTTCAAAAGTGATGGACGACAGATCAAAAACCGAGCCGTCGATAAAGACCAGATAATCCATCTCTGTCGTGATCGTTTGCGGCGTATCCTCTAGATCTATATTGCCGGACGCAACCGCGGCCGCGCTGACCGCCTGCGTGTCATACACAGTAGTCTGCGCCACGACCGAAAGATACGGCTCAAGCAGATGCCTTTCTGTTTCGATAAATTCCAGGTAGTTTTCCCGTGAGCGGTGCGCTGTCGCGCCCAAAAAATATTTTTCCTGATCACGCTGCTCCAGCAGGGTAAATCTGCGGTCGAGAAAGCCCACATAGCCGTCGTCGAGATAAATCAAGCCATCGATGCGCAGATGATTTGTCGAGCCGCCGATGTGCACGGGCGGATTGTTGTCGCGCAGACCAACATTGATCTGCCCAAAAAACCCGGAAAAATCGCTGCTCAAAAGCGATGCCGAGGACGCCGCGCGCAGATTATTTTTAATATTTAAATTCAAATCCAGCAGCACCGAAAGCGCTTTTTCCGATTCGAGATTGAACGGCTTATCGGCGGCTAAAAGGATCAAAGCGCCGTTGGAGAAAGACAGCGTGCCGGTCAACAGCGGCCCCAGCGGCTCATTAGCGCGGATCCGCCTGTCGATGTCCGCTTTTTTCTCCGCGCTGACTGGCAGCACCAGCTCGCCGTTTAGGCGGACGTCGCGCAGCTCAAAATCTCCGCTGTACAAACCGCGGAGATTCAGCTCGCCTTGCGTATCCTCGATCGCCAGATCGACCGGTAAAACGACCTGTTCGACCTGCTGGAAATTCCAATCCCGCAGCCCCAGTCTGCCAGACAAACGCAGTGGAGGAGTATCACGCCCGTCGCTGCGCAGAATAATTTCCAAATTGTGGAGCGTCAACTCATTATCGC
This genomic interval carries:
- the lpxD gene encoding UDP-3-O-(3-hydroxymyristoyl)glucosamine N-acyltransferase, translated to MLTARALAEKIGGQLFGQDLPLRFLVEAADCARAESVCLGLARKTLAKLQDKKPNCLILNQDRPEFSCPKIITAKGKEVLIELLNIFYPASEKTGVAERAFVDPTAVIGRNVTIYPQAFVGKNAVIGDNTILYAGAVVYADCVIGKNCIIHANAVIGADGFGYIQDENGRHIKVPQKGKVIIEDEVEIGANTCIDRATIAATVIGQGTKIDNKAHIAHNVRIGKNCILAGATNVAGSSTLGDNVVLAGNAGVGDNISIGSNTVIFASTSVLTDIPPNSKIYGTPTADDYGPAMRRRALYNKLPEIYDRLKALEGKQQEWE
- a CDS encoding site-specific DNA-methyltransferase yields the protein MPTQQLVKTFEETFLNKIICGSAIDVMKELPDRSVNLIVTSPPYNLKNSTGNGMKCGSSGKWANAALQKGYSHHHDCMPHEEYVQWQRDCLAEMMRVVTNDGAIFYNHKWRVQNGLLQDRQDIVSGFPVRQIIIWKRKGGFNFNPGYFLPTYEVIYLIAKPKFRLAAKANSYGDVWEFTQEMNNDHPAAYPVNLIDRIISSTDANIILDPFMGSGTTAISALNFKRNFIGIDVSPEYCEMARERLKQHQAQMSLL
- a CDS encoding OmpH family outer membrane protein, whose translation is MKSAKIILSLAVLASVSLAATVGYIDVKQVFEGYGKTKTVQDDLNNKMKDYEKLRNKHAQKLTEAKIDGKTEKELEKLQEDMKKELGPKEAEIQMINDEQMAKIRKDIIAAVDTISKEVGIDVVVDKQVIISGGMDLTEQVVTRLNKKK
- a CDS encoding glycosyltransferase family 4 protein, with amino-acid sequence MKIHLYTESFKPYLSGVTVSVDTYARGLAALGHEVTVFAPWYPGFQDDSVYRVVRFPSLGTRLYPGFRLAWPFKRGFGRWLRANKPDIIHSHSPYQLGYLARHIARKMKIPFVYHFHTLFTDYLHFVPLPRFISRPVLIGIIKNFCRRCDLIITPTAIVKNILQQEYGVRQRIEALPTGVDDAAVQRADPRGIREKYGIAPDAPLLMYCGRLSKEKNIEFLLRAFQKISAQAPAARLMIVAFGPLEAALRKLAAELQISDGVIFTGRVERARVYDYLKAGDLFVCASKTETQGLVISEAKACGRPAVAIDARGVSQMIENGIDGYLVPDDLEVFSQKVVALLRTPAELRRLAGGAEQNAKKSFLNSAITKKLEILYNSLR
- a CDS encoding BamA/TamA family outer membrane protein, whose product is MRKFLSLILICCTLHALDPEYFNLPILRIAVTGNQIYSAPDILNRAAIKTRRGERLDTAVLQEDLSRIMALGGFRAVDADCQPRGGGLLLFFVVSENPVLREVEFADNVSLPEEQIRDFWQNKTGEQLNFLTLEKDIQHLNRAYQKQGNELSSIQEIELVSDNALRVRIVEPVVGEIVLSGNVYTSDSLILREMALAPGAVFNAKTLAADRVRIFRLGYFSSVLLPEIVPGVNDGEVDIRLQVTEKKKNQLNAGLGVTSREQFAFARFSLINLLDTGEQMQLNMQFGREYRVPAALPKFGYRARYYYPWFLTRDLTWGFTTYLNTSYETIRNPESGVGDILAIRRNGFSTDFSLPLPFGRQYSILLEYKDEFVQEDRPNPEVHYLKRSLALTYIYDSLRYLGETGIALDGDMYRLHFEGGDNIYFLGQRIISMGGVEFLRNELQYLRYIPLTGDNNVVGVSYRSGAYLSSRERNILEGEEYSMGGSSTVRGYADIAPFAVGPKMILLNAEYRYIFNEYWQGVLFYDWGHAFTDPQISVKEFKSGYGFGARLSTPIGPLRFDLGRGELHWIFHFGMGYTF
- a CDS encoding MvaI/BcnI family restriction endonuclease; its protein translation is MPSNKLKIYTKPELIEKLKEISALGFVQNKRQGSAGGVGNTLEDLLGIEENNLPIPNAAEWELKAQRKNTTALTTLFHIEPSPRAIRFVPQMLLPKYGWKHQNAGKKYPVNEKSFRQTIQGQSRSDRGFKVVVDCENKKVLISFDANSVDVQQHKEWLNSVKRNIGLTELDPQPYWGFDDLAHKAGTKLHNAFYVQADVKTEQGIEFYHYNKIMMLQKFNFAGFLKALEAANVFVDFDARTGHNHGTKFRLKQNALPMLYEKQTVIL
- a CDS encoding BamA/TamA family outer membrane protein, producing the protein MKKLPSMLLLFCLLAAAGALELDTAPRFSAPVTPALRELTLSPAENEETAGYSFELDSMYAPGQVVTFNVQKTRADLNISTVTVELLGQRGELREYEKDSWTGYFALPAELDEGALPVTLSLRGQDYAADEQAEINIVYPISEIILRSQTTASPSPTLNVAISETILLQVGDFYSAMRAEVNRQRILDLGFFEKVEVERTVRDWKSQVIFSFWENPELKKIRVTGNRALSEAEILAVMELKAGEILATRQLQRDMLAVEKFYSDKEYTFARIVSIERPDKNNDYTLTLRISEGELGAVRVRGNDVTQTNVILRETELKSGDIFNAAVLRDDFRSIYNLNYFSQLIPDVRVNEETGRIDLDWRVEEKKTSSINFGGGYGQVQGWFGFADLLLDNIMGSGQSLLLKASFGEKLTSYQIRYHNPWMWDNKTSFTGKLWSTYGYNYLSAQRELRNGWSTAVGFRKTKYISETYSFRYEDVFNIDDRTQDYQDRAVGYSIAYDSRDQWMNPTTGQYAVFSMDHSAKLLGGNINASRYSAQYNHFHPLAEKQVLAFRTMYDYQLGDIFPAEQYYVGSDSTVRGYQSIFAKGNERIVFNLEYRYVFTEMFVGALFYDIGQALYPVYDPLDTERDFTNRVGWGSAQGFGVRIITPMGPIRLDYGWPDHHEFADGFLSFNMGNTF